One region of Pan paniscus chromosome 5, NHGRI_mPanPan1-v2.0_pri, whole genome shotgun sequence genomic DNA includes:
- the PSMB9 gene encoding proteasome subunit beta type-9: protein MLRAGAPTGDLPRAEVHTGTTIMAVEFDGGVVMGSDSRVSAGEAVVNRVFDKLSPLHERIYCALSGSAADAQAVADMAAYQLELHGIELEEPPLVLAAANVVRNISYKYREDLSAHLMVAGWDQREGGQVYGTLGGMLTRQPFAIGGSGSTFIYGYVDAAYKPGMSPEECRRFTTDAIALAMSRDGSSGGVIYLVTITAAGVDHRVILGNELPKFYDE from the exons ACCACCATCATGGCAGTGGAGTTTGACGGGGGCGTTGTGATGGGTTCTGATTCCCGAGTGTCTGCAGG CGAGGCGGTGGTGAACCGAGTGTTTGACAAGCTGTCCCCCCTGCACGAGCGCATCTACTGTGCACTCTCTGGTTCAGCTGCTGATGCCCAAGCCGTGGCCGACATGGCCGCCTACCAGCTGGAGCTCCATGG GATAGAACTGGAGGAACCTCCACTTGTTTTGGCTGCTGCAAATGTGGTGAGAAATATCAGTTATAAATATCGAGAGGACTTGTCTGCACATCTCATGGTAGCTGGCTGGGACCAACGTGAAGGGGGTCAG GTATATGGAACCCTGGGAGGAATGCTGACTCGACAGCCTTTTGCCATTGGTGGCTCCGGCAGCACCTTTATCTATGGTTATGTGGATGCAGCATATAAGCCAGGCATGTCTCCCGAGGAGTGCAGGCGCTTCACCACAGACG CTATTGCTCTGGCCATGAGCCGGGATGGCTCAAGCGGGGGTGTCATCTACCTGGTCACTATTACAGCTGCTGGTGTGGACCATCGAGTCATCTTGGGCAATGAACTACCAAAATTCTATGATGAGTGA
- the LOC100971183 gene encoding LOW QUALITY PROTEIN: putative protein phosphatase inhibitor 2-like protein 1 (The sequence of the model RefSeq protein was modified relative to this genomic sequence to represent the inferred CDS: inserted 1 base in 1 codon) has product MAASTASQRPLKGILKDKTSTTSSMVASAQQPRGSVHEQLSKKSQKWDEMNMLATYRPADKDYGLMKIDEPSTPYHSTMGDDEDACSDTETTEAMATDSLAKNLAAAEGLEPKYQXQEQESSGEEDSDLSPEEREKKRQFEMKRTLHYNEGLNIKLARQLISKDLHDDDEVEEMLETAHGESMNTEESNQGSTASDQQQNKSRSS; this is encoded by the exons ATGGCGGCCTCCACGGCCTCGCAACGGCCCCTCAAGGGGATCCTGAAGGACAAGACCTCTACGACTTCCTCTATGGTGGCGTCGGCCCAACAGCCCCGTGGGAGTGTCCACGAGCAGCTGAGCAAAAAATCCCAGAAGTGGGATGAAATGAACATGCTGGCGACATATCGTCCAGCAGACAAGGACTATGGTTTAATGAAAATAGATGAACCAAGCACTCCTTACCATAGTACGATGGGTGATGATGAAGATGCATGTAGTGATACAGAAACCACTGAAGCTATGGCAACAGATAGCTTGGCTAAGAACTTAGCTGCTGCTGAAGGCTTGGAGCCAAAGTATC GTCAGGAACAAGAAAGCAGTGGAGAGGAGGATAGTGACCTCTCACCTGAAGAACGAGAAAAAAAGCGACAATTTGAAATGAAAAGGACGCTTCACTACAATGAAGGACTCAATATCAAACTAGCTAGACAATTAATTTCAAAAGACCTACACGATGATGACGAAGTTGAAGAAATGTTAGAGACTGCACATGGAGAAAGCATGAATACGGAAGAATCAAATCAAGGATCTACTGCAAGTGACCAACAGCAAAATAAATCACGAAGTTCATAG